The Arthrobacter sp. V1I7 genome includes a region encoding these proteins:
- a CDS encoding glycerate kinase — protein MRVLIAPDKFKGSLSGMEAAKAMAAGVHDILPGAQLTQLPVADGGEGTLEAVLVSGGIRHTACVQNPLGAPVIAEWALLGSTAVIESARASGLAHIYPTLESAGNSHSFGTGQLIVEALNAGATEIVVGLGGSAMTDGGSGALRALGLRVLDIHGTDIPMGGAHLTSAASLIVDGVDHRLRRTPLRLAVDVNNPLHGPDGAAHVFGAQKGADTRVRADLDAGLRHWANLLRDSTGIDVQSPGAGAAGGFPAAFMALAGATLERGFDVVAEVLDLQAAIESADLVLTGEGSLDEQSRFGKAPMGVADRSHALGLPVVAIAGRIRLIAEELASHGIVAFGSVENVAPSSEAGFIEAATYARQATRDALSGLNLRTTAAQPGPAIRT, from the coding sequence GTGCGCGTACTCATTGCCCCTGATAAGTTCAAAGGCTCACTTTCCGGGATGGAGGCAGCGAAGGCGATGGCTGCCGGCGTCCATGACATTCTGCCCGGTGCCCAGCTGACGCAGCTGCCCGTTGCCGACGGCGGCGAAGGAACGCTGGAGGCTGTACTTGTGAGCGGCGGAATAAGACACACCGCATGCGTTCAAAATCCCCTGGGGGCGCCGGTGATCGCTGAATGGGCGCTGCTCGGTAGTACAGCCGTGATCGAATCTGCCCGAGCGAGCGGGTTGGCCCATATCTACCCAACGTTGGAATCTGCCGGTAACTCGCACAGTTTCGGAACCGGGCAGCTAATAGTCGAAGCACTTAACGCGGGGGCAACCGAGATAGTGGTGGGGCTGGGCGGATCGGCCATGACGGACGGCGGATCCGGGGCGCTTCGCGCTTTGGGCCTGCGGGTGTTGGACATCCACGGAACTGACATTCCGATGGGGGGCGCCCATCTTACATCCGCCGCGTCGCTCATCGTTGACGGGGTGGACCATCGGCTGCGCCGGACCCCGCTCCGCCTGGCTGTGGACGTGAACAACCCTCTCCATGGTCCCGACGGAGCCGCCCATGTCTTTGGCGCCCAGAAAGGGGCCGACACGAGAGTCCGCGCGGACCTCGATGCAGGGCTGCGGCACTGGGCCAATCTCCTCAGGGACAGCACAGGCATTGACGTCCAGTCGCCCGGCGCCGGCGCCGCTGGCGGATTCCCGGCGGCGTTCATGGCGCTGGCCGGTGCCACTCTCGAACGGGGATTTGACGTAGTGGCCGAAGTACTTGATCTCCAGGCAGCCATTGAGTCGGCGGACTTGGTACTCACAGGGGAAGGCTCACTGGACGAGCAGTCCCGCTTCGGTAAAGCGCCGATGGGAGTGGCGGACCGCTCCCATGCCCTTGGGCTGCCCGTCGTGGCAATCGCCGGGCGCATCAGGCTAATCGCTGAGGAGCTGGCCAGCCACGGAATCGTGGCGTTTGGGAGTGTGGAGAACGTGGCTCCCTCATCGGAGGCAGGGTTCATTGAAGCAGCTACTTATGCTCGTCAGGCCACCAGGGACGCCCTGTCCGGGCTCAATCTTCGGACCACAGCGGCTCAGCCTGGCCCGGCGATCAGAACTTAG
- a CDS encoding ThuA domain-containing protein — translation MTSTATPVRVTVWNENVHESSEPQIAAHYPHGIHGAIAGGIEEILGDQAAIRTATLSDDEHGLTEEVLASTDVLLWWGHIAHDQVSDHVVDRVQRHVLAGMGLIVLHSGHFSKIFTRLMGTTCSLQWRNDGDRELVWTTAPHHPIAAGIDVPIVIDRHETYGEYFDIPTPDELVFLSSFEGGEVFRSGVTFTRGYGKIFYFSPGDQKYPIYYRQPIRQVLANAVRWSAPVRARSLPSPVHTARIGN, via the coding sequence ATGACATCCACTGCGACACCCGTCCGGGTAACAGTCTGGAACGAGAACGTACACGAAAGCTCAGAGCCGCAGATCGCCGCGCACTACCCGCACGGCATCCACGGAGCGATCGCCGGAGGCATCGAAGAGATCCTCGGTGACCAGGCCGCGATCCGGACCGCGACACTGTCAGACGACGAACACGGACTGACGGAAGAGGTCCTTGCCTCCACGGACGTCCTCCTGTGGTGGGGCCACATCGCCCACGACCAGGTCTCGGACCATGTGGTCGATCGTGTTCAACGCCACGTCCTCGCAGGCATGGGTCTCATCGTGCTGCATTCAGGACACTTCTCGAAGATTTTCACCCGGTTAATGGGCACCACCTGCTCTCTTCAATGGCGTAACGACGGGGACCGCGAACTGGTCTGGACGACGGCCCCCCACCACCCGATCGCCGCTGGCATCGACGTACCCATCGTCATCGACCGGCACGAAACCTACGGCGAATATTTCGACATCCCCACACCCGACGAGCTGGTCTTCCTCAGTTCCTTCGAAGGCGGGGAAGTCTTCCGATCCGGCGTCACCTTCACCCGCGGCTACGGAAAAATCTTCTACTTCAGCCCAGGCGACCAGAAATACCCCATCTACTACCGTCAACCGATCCGCCAGGTCCTGGCCAACGCCGTCAGGTGGAGCGCGCCCGTGAGGGCCCGCTCGCTCCCATCGCCCGTACACACTGCCCGCATCGGTAACTAA
- a CDS encoding sugar phosphate isomerase/epimerase codes for MPRPYTLFTGQWADLPFEEVARLASGWGYDGLEIAVSGDHLDAWRWDEPGYVESKLAVLEKYNLKVWAISNHLKGQAVCDDPIDFRHEAIVGAKVWGDGDPEGVRTRAAEEMQQTARLAKALGVDTVVGFTGSSIWQYVTMFPPVPAAVIDAGYQDFADRWNPILDVFDECGVRFAHEVHPSEIAYDYWTTVRTLEAIGHRPAFGLNWDPSHFMWQGIDPVSFIWDFKDRIYHVDCKDTKLRPTGRNTVLGSHLPWGDPRRGWHFVSAGRGDVPWESSFRALAAIGYDGPISIEWEDAGMDRLHGAPEALAALKKYDFPVSQTSFDAAFRAKD; via the coding sequence ATGCCCCGCCCTTACACCCTGTTCACCGGCCAGTGGGCCGACCTCCCGTTCGAGGAAGTTGCGCGCCTGGCCTCCGGCTGGGGCTACGACGGTCTGGAAATCGCCGTCTCCGGCGACCACCTGGACGCCTGGCGCTGGGACGAGCCCGGCTACGTCGAGTCCAAACTCGCCGTGCTGGAGAAATACAACCTCAAGGTCTGGGCCATCTCCAACCACCTCAAGGGCCAGGCCGTGTGCGACGACCCGATCGACTTCCGGCACGAGGCCATTGTGGGGGCCAAGGTGTGGGGCGACGGCGACCCCGAGGGCGTCCGCACACGCGCCGCGGAGGAAATGCAGCAGACCGCCCGGCTGGCCAAGGCCCTCGGCGTGGATACCGTTGTCGGGTTCACCGGCTCCTCCATCTGGCAGTACGTGACGATGTTCCCGCCCGTGCCCGCCGCGGTGATCGACGCCGGCTACCAAGACTTCGCGGACCGCTGGAACCCGATCCTGGACGTCTTCGACGAATGCGGCGTCCGCTTCGCGCACGAGGTCCACCCCTCCGAGATCGCCTACGACTACTGGACCACCGTCCGGACCCTCGAGGCGATCGGCCACCGTCCCGCGTTCGGCCTGAACTGGGACCCGTCCCACTTCATGTGGCAGGGCATCGACCCGGTCTCCTTCATCTGGGACTTCAAAGACCGGATCTACCACGTGGACTGCAAAGACACCAAGCTCCGCCCCACCGGCCGGAACACCGTCCTGGGCTCACACCTGCCCTGGGGCGACCCGCGCCGCGGCTGGCACTTCGTCTCGGCCGGCCGCGGGGACGTGCCGTGGGAATCCTCCTTCCGCGCCCTGGCCGCCATCGGCTACGACGGCCCCATCTCCATCGAATGGGAGGACGCCGGCATGGACCGCCTGCACGGAGCTCCGGAAGCCCTCGCCGCGCTCAAAAAGTACGACTTCCCCGTATCGCAGACCAGCTTCGATGCCGCCTTCCGCGCCAAGGACTAA
- a CDS encoding Gfo/Idh/MocA family protein codes for MSAAAEAKTPNQQQPILKAAIAGCGVIGRTHANAVHAIPELHVTALVDDIAEAAESLAQSIEDNGSARPGTFRTLTEAFTGAEVDVVILATPSGLHIHQALEVLDAGKHVVIEKPLDVSMDRSCDILAAAKAAEAKGLVASVISQHRFDPASIVVDEARRKGRFGRLTSAIASVSWWRSQDYYDSGAWRGTWAMDGGGAVMNQGVHTVDLLLWFLGRPVEISAKTALLAHEDVEVEDTAVATLTFESGALAVLHATTAAYPGLTVRLQVMGSKGSAVIDNDHLEYFHASDAAPGVDGGTMGLLGGGNQAPDELAKFPVQPEDENLDPTVYPAGHIRQYRDIVDAIQADRPAGVTIRDAVTALATVRALYASATIGQPVLIDDVLAGKYDHVEPRTGSNRFEDVQA; via the coding sequence ATGAGCGCAGCTGCCGAAGCCAAGACCCCAAACCAGCAACAGCCAATCCTTAAAGCGGCGATCGCCGGCTGTGGCGTCATCGGCCGCACCCACGCCAATGCAGTCCACGCGATCCCGGAACTGCACGTGACCGCGCTCGTGGATGACATCGCAGAGGCAGCGGAGTCCCTGGCCCAATCAATCGAAGACAACGGCTCGGCCCGTCCTGGCACCTTCCGCACCCTCACAGAAGCGTTCACCGGCGCCGAGGTCGACGTGGTCATCCTGGCTACCCCCAGCGGACTTCACATCCATCAGGCACTGGAGGTGCTCGATGCCGGCAAGCACGTCGTAATCGAGAAACCATTGGACGTCTCCATGGACCGCTCATGCGACATTCTTGCCGCAGCAAAGGCAGCTGAGGCCAAGGGCCTCGTGGCGAGCGTCATCAGCCAGCACCGGTTCGACCCTGCCAGCATTGTTGTCGACGAAGCCCGGCGCAAGGGCCGCTTCGGCCGCCTAACATCCGCCATCGCGTCGGTGAGCTGGTGGCGCAGCCAGGACTACTACGATTCCGGCGCCTGGCGCGGCACCTGGGCGATGGACGGCGGTGGCGCCGTGATGAACCAGGGCGTCCACACCGTGGATCTGCTCCTATGGTTCCTCGGACGCCCCGTCGAAATCAGCGCCAAGACTGCGCTCCTTGCCCATGAAGACGTCGAAGTCGAAGACACGGCAGTAGCGACGCTGACGTTCGAGTCCGGTGCGCTTGCCGTGCTGCACGCCACCACAGCGGCGTACCCAGGCTTGACCGTGCGGCTGCAGGTGATGGGGAGCAAAGGCTCGGCGGTCATCGACAATGACCATCTGGAGTACTTCCATGCCTCCGATGCCGCACCCGGTGTCGATGGCGGCACCATGGGGCTGCTCGGCGGGGGCAACCAAGCCCCTGACGAACTGGCAAAGTTCCCCGTCCAGCCGGAGGACGAGAATCTCGATCCAACCGTGTACCCTGCGGGACACATCCGCCAATACCGGGACATCGTCGACGCGATCCAAGCAGACCGGCCCGCCGGCGTCACCATCCGTGACGCTGTCACCGCGTTGGCGACAGTGCGTGCGCTGTATGCTTCCGCCACAATCGGACAGCCGGTTCTGATCGACGATGTCCTCGCCGGCAAGTACGACCATGTAGAACCCAGGACAGGAAGCAACCGCTTTGAGGACGTCCAGGCCTGA
- a CDS encoding sugar phosphate isomerase/epimerase, whose translation MTIAPSVQWILSGFGDEIDDDPVVQIAVLQALGANYIEVRSAWGTNIVDLDDDQLARLKALLESAGMKVSAIASPIGKVDVTLPVEHEVERLRRTARAAKVLDARYIRIFSFFYGEGVAVETIRDAVMERMRVLATVAEQSGIVLLHENEKGIFGDIPERVLDIMETVASPALKIAWDAANFVQVGVKPFAEGYPKLRPHLEYLQVKDARFADGVVVPSGEGDGDLLSTVEALKADGYTGFASLEPHLSGAHGLGGYSGPTAFGLAARAFAKVVAAAGVGTK comes from the coding sequence GTGACCATAGCACCAAGCGTTCAGTGGATCCTGTCCGGCTTCGGCGACGAGATCGATGATGACCCCGTAGTCCAGATCGCCGTGCTGCAGGCATTGGGAGCCAACTACATTGAAGTCCGCAGCGCCTGGGGCACCAACATCGTGGACCTCGACGATGACCAGCTCGCCCGGTTGAAGGCACTGCTTGAGAGTGCCGGCATGAAGGTCTCCGCCATTGCCTCACCCATCGGCAAGGTCGATGTGACACTGCCCGTGGAGCACGAAGTAGAGCGGCTGCGCCGGACAGCCAGGGCTGCAAAGGTCCTCGACGCCCGCTACATCCGCATCTTCTCTTTCTTCTACGGAGAGGGCGTGGCCGTCGAGACGATCCGAGACGCCGTCATGGAACGCATGCGGGTGTTGGCTACCGTCGCCGAACAGAGCGGGATCGTCCTGCTGCACGAAAACGAAAAGGGCATCTTCGGGGACATCCCGGAGCGTGTTTTGGACATCATGGAAACTGTCGCGTCTCCTGCACTGAAGATCGCCTGGGATGCCGCCAACTTTGTCCAGGTAGGCGTCAAGCCCTTCGCGGAGGGCTACCCCAAGCTGCGTCCACACCTCGAGTATCTTCAGGTCAAGGATGCACGGTTTGCTGATGGCGTCGTCGTTCCTTCCGGCGAAGGCGATGGTGACCTGCTCAGTACGGTCGAGGCACTCAAAGCCGACGGCTACACCGGCTTCGCAAGCCTAGAGCCGCACCTGAGCGGCGCCCACGGTCTGGGCGGCTACTCCGGACCGACGGCGTTCGGCCTGGCAGCCCGCGCCTTTGCCAAGGTCGTTGCTGCGGCAGGGGTGGGAACCAAATGA
- a CDS encoding EAL domain-containing protein: MAQVPANQEITARLDHLFATRTLLTAFQPICHLGTGEIVGTEALTRFVSSPETPPGRWFVEADSIGRGTELEFLALETALLAAADLPAHLYVAVNLSPAACLDPRLNDIVRDSGLKHRRMVLELTERSAVEDYGCLSAALDPLRSAGIRISIDDVGAGFSSMRHILRLSPELVKLDRTLIAGIDKEPNQKALCAAMLSFASQIGASLVAEGIETHAELSTVTALGVHAGQGYLLGRPSVLPADWSHWTPRNRSSSNENTYAQDGVG, from the coding sequence ATGGCGCAGGTGCCGGCGAACCAGGAAATCACAGCGCGTCTTGACCACCTGTTCGCCACCCGGACGTTGCTCACAGCTTTTCAGCCGATCTGTCATTTGGGAACCGGCGAGATTGTCGGCACCGAGGCGCTGACTCGCTTCGTTAGTTCGCCGGAGACGCCTCCGGGCCGATGGTTCGTCGAGGCCGATTCAATCGGGCGTGGCACCGAACTCGAATTTCTTGCATTGGAAACGGCCTTGCTGGCTGCAGCGGATCTCCCTGCCCACCTCTATGTTGCCGTCAATCTCTCCCCCGCAGCATGCCTTGACCCGAGGCTGAACGACATAGTGAGGGATTCCGGTCTGAAGCACCGACGAATGGTTCTGGAGCTGACCGAACGCTCAGCGGTCGAAGACTACGGATGCCTCTCCGCAGCGCTCGACCCGCTCAGAAGCGCAGGCATACGCATATCTATAGACGATGTGGGCGCCGGGTTTTCCTCCATGCGCCACATCCTGAGGCTCAGCCCAGAGCTGGTCAAACTCGACCGGACACTCATTGCGGGAATAGACAAGGAGCCCAACCAGAAAGCCCTGTGCGCGGCGATGCTCAGCTTCGCGTCACAAATCGGGGCAAGCCTGGTCGCCGAGGGCATCGAAACCCACGCAGAACTCTCCACCGTTACCGCACTGGGAGTTCACGCCGGCCAAGGCTACCTCTTGGGACGACCTTCCGTGCTTCCTGCGGACTGGTCCCATTGGACACCGCGGAACCGGTCGTCATCGAATGAAAATACATACGCGCAAGATGGGGTCGGGTAA